Proteins from one Impatiens glandulifera chromosome 2, dImpGla2.1, whole genome shotgun sequence genomic window:
- the LOC124923952 gene encoding probable polygalacturonase At1g80170, with protein MYFQAKPHSIKIIPLFLLISNPPHHIYINTPYVFTSFIQIQLTITPIIIIIIIIIIMDIKFLFVSLFLFGLLLLPPPPAAAAASYSTSSSSSSSYDDIDIEQVIEEFDFDLEGYPLPEFLHRGKVHVNVDSFGAVGDGVADDTLAFISAWNKSCSTARSVLLVPAERKYLVNATKFKGPCAERFIVQIDGTIVAPNDPKTWDPKLPRTWLEFSNLTGVLFQGSGVIDGSGSNWWAASCKKNKTNPCKGAPTAFTIDSSSAIRVKGLTLKNSQQMHFVVSRCDSVRLSGIEVSSPGDSPNTDGIHITASTNVIMQDCKIGTGDDCISIVNGSSNIKMKTLYCGPGHGISIGSLGKDNSTGIVTKVVLDTAFLRNTTNGLRIKTWQGGSGYVRSIRFQNVRMEDVSNPIIIDQFYCDSPKSCQNQTSAVEISQILYRNISGTSKTERAMNFACSDTVPCEHIVLNNINLQSKDGVAETYCNSVTGFNYGYVQPSAECITSSDKAYVGDEDVELVLKPTAGEDFLHTEL; from the exons ATGTACTTCCAAGCCAAGCCACATTCCATTAAAATCATACCACTATTTCTCTTAATTTCTAATCCCCCTCACCATATCTATATTAATACACCTTATGTCTTCACTTCATTTATACAAATTCAACTTACAATTActcctataataataataataatcatcatcatcatcatggaTATTAAATTCTTGTTTGTTTCATTATTTCTATTTGGTTTACTCTTACTGCCTCCTCctcctgctgctgctgctgctagCTATAgtacttcttcatcatcatcatcatcatatgaTGATATTGACATTGAACAAGTTATTGAAGAGTTTGACTTTGATCTTGAAGGTTACCCTTTGCCAGAATTTCTACATCGCGGAAAAGTTCATGTTAATGTCGACTCATTTGGTGCTGTTGGAGACGGTGTTGCTGATGATACTCTG GCGTTTATAAGTGCGTGGAACAAGTCTTGCTCAACTGCAAGATCGGTTTTATTGGTTCCTGCTGAACGCAAGTATTTGGTGAATGCCACGAAATTTAAGGGGCCCTGTGCCGAAAGGTTTATTGTACAG ATTGATGGAACAATAGTGGCACCCAATGATCCTAAAACATGGGATCCAAAGTTACCGAGAACATGGCTCGAGTTTTCGAATCTAACCGGGGTACTATTTCAAGGAAGTGGAGTAATAGATGGTTCTGGGAGCAATTGGTGGGCAGCATCTTGCAAGAAGAACAAGactaat CCTTGCAAAGGAGCTCCAACT GCATTCACCATAGATTCAAGCTCGGCTATAAGGGTGAAAGGGCTGACATTAAAAAACAGCCAGCAGATGCATTTTGTGGTATCGCGATGCGATTCTGTTCGGTTATCTGGTATTGAAGTTTCTTCTCCGGGAGACAGCCCTAACACAGATGGAATCCATATCACTGCATCAACCAATGTCATCATGCAGGACTGCAAAATTGGGACAG GGGATGATTGCATCTCAATTGTTAATGGAAGTTCAAATATCAAGATGAAAACATTGTATTGTGGACCTGGTCATGGCATAAG CATTGGAAGCCTTGGAAAGGATAACTCAACAGGCATAGTAACAAAAGTGGTGTTGGATACAGCCTTCCTAAGAAATACAACCAATGGCCTTCGGATCAAGACATGGCAGGGAGGGTCTGGTTACGTCCGCTCCATTCGCTTTCAGAATGTCAGGATGGAGGACGTCTCAAACCCCATTATTATCGATCAATTCTACTGCGACTCACCTAAATCTTGTCAAAACCAG ACATCTGCAGTGGAGATAAGTCAAATACTGTATAGGAATATTAGTGGGACATCGAAGACGGAGAGAGCAATGAATTTTGCGTGCAGTGATACAGTCCCGTGCGAGCATATAGTGTTGAATAATATTAACCTGCAGAGCAAAGATGGAGTTGCGGAGACATATTGTAACTCTGTTACAGGGTTTAATTATGGATATGTGCAGCCTTCGGCCGAATGCATAACTTCTTCGGACAAGGCTTACGTGGGAGATGAAGATGTGGAGCTTGTACTGAAACCAACCGCTGGGGAGGATTTCTTGCATACCGAACTTTGA